Sequence from the Gemmatimonadota bacterium genome:
GCGAGTCGCATCCCCCACCCGTGGCGGCGCTCGCGCTCGAGAATGAATTCGCCACCGCTGACATCGCCGACGTCGGCGTTGACGAAGACGCTCGAGTCGGGATTGATCTGCAGCGGCGTCGACGAGACCAACCCGTCCAGCCGCTTGTTGAAGACATTGACGCGCAGCGAGACGGCGTCGCGCAGGCGCATCCTGGCGCTCATCTCGAACTGCGTCGACTGCTCGAAGCCGAGGTCCGGATTGCCCTGGCGGAAGCGGCCGGTGCGGGTGGTGTCATCAAAGGCCGCGTCGACGAGATACTGGAGGTCCGGCGGCTGCGAAAAGCGGCCCACGCTGGCGACGAAGGTCGCGCCCTTGAGCGTGGTGGCCACGGCGATCCGCGGATTGATCGAGGACCGCGCGGCGAGCGTGCGGTTCGACAGGTCGCCACCCGGACTGAAGGCGTCATAGCGGACGCCCGCCGTGATCGCGATGTCGCTGGCCCGCACCTGTGTCTCGAGGTAGGCGGCACTGATCGACGGCGAGAACGCCGACGCGGTGGCCGGCGGGACGACGCCGCCGACGGGCTGATTGGCCAGCACCCGTTGGAAGGTCTTCACATCCTGGGCCGCGTGCAGTCCGCCGAAGGTGACGTCGGTGTTGTCGCCCAGTGTCGCCGTGAAGTCGAGCTGACCGCGCAATTCCGTGAAGCGATTCCATGCCACGTCACCCTGCGTCGCGCCGCCAAGGAAGAAGGCAGGGACGCCGTATGGCGTGGTGACCGAATAGATCGGGGTGCCGAAGCCGGGCAGTGGCGCGCGGGTGCCGATGGTGTCCTGGCGCCGGGCGACCTCCTCGCCGAGGATCTCGAGCTTCGACCCGGTGAAGGCGCCGAACTTGAAGTCGGGGACGTCGACGGTGCCGCGCACGAAGTCCTTCGAGAAGTAGCCCAGACGGACATCGCCCGAGAACGGCCGCTTGCTCCCTTCCGTCGGCGCCAGTTGCAGGTGGGCGCTCAACAGCTTGCCGTCGACGCGCCGGCCAGGGCCCAACGTCGGTTCGTACTTGTAGCGCTGGTCGAAGAGGTAACGCTGCTCGCGCGTCCCGAGACCGAAGAGGCGCGTGGTGAGTCGAGTGCCCATCGGGATGGTCAGCTTGCCACCGGCGGTGAGCACTTCGCCACTGTTGTGCGGCAGCGGACCCGGCGTGTCATGGCGCGGATCGCGCGGGTCGGTTGCGGCCGGTGCGTTCACCGGTTCGGCGTCGAGTCGTCCGGAGAGATCGAGGATGGCGAGCGCCTTCACCTTTCCGGCGAGCGGGCCATCGCCCTGCAAGACCAGGCGATCGAGGCCGAGATCGCCGCCGCCGCTCATCGGGCGGTCGGTCTCGTACGCCATGCGGCCACGCCAGCGGTCACCGCCGTCCCGCGTCGAGACGCTGATCAAGCCCGACAGCGCCTGGCCATACCGGGCCGAAAAGCCGTTGGTGACCAGCGAGGCTTCGGCAATCAGATCCGGCGGGATCCGCAGCCCGGAGCCGCCGGTCGAGGCGTCGAGCTGATTCTTCACGCCGAGGCCATCCAGGACGAACGACTGCTGGCCGATCCGGCCGCCGCGGTAGCTCTCGCCCACGACGCCAGCTTGCAACGAGAGGGCGTCCTCGAGCGAGGAGACGGGAAGGCGGCGCAGATCCTCGGCACTGATGCGTTGCGCCGTCGAGGTCGCGAGCGGATCGAGCACCGGGTCCTGCACGCCGACGGCCTGCAGCGTGGCCAACTCGACCGCGACCGGCGCCATGCGCACATCGGCGCGCGTGATGACGTCGGCCCGGATGACGACGCCTTCGCGCCGGGACTGCCGATAGCCGATGTAGGTGACCGTGACGGTGTGGAGTCCGGGTGAAATCGCCCGGATGCGATACTCCCCCGCGGTGTCGGTCGTGGCGACACGTGCCCCGGCGTCGATGCGCACCTGCGCGCCGCGAAGGGCGGTACCGGTGGCGGCATCGACGACCTTGCCGACCAGGCCGCCGGTGGATTGGGCCGAGAGCGGGGCGGCGGCGAGCACCGTCAGCAGCAACAGGGAGCGAGTGCGCATCATGGCAGGAGCCCCTTGAAGAGGAAGAGATCCTTGGCGCCAGCCGAGGAGAACTGCACCACGACGTCGCCGCCGGTCGGCAGCAGCACCGGCCCGGTCCAGACACCCGTCTCGAGCCGGAGCGAGGTCACGGTGTTCGTGGTCAGGCTCACGCGATAGAACCAGGTGTCGAGGCCGACGCCGGGGAGCTGCTGGGGCACCTGCTGGGTCACCACACAATCGGAACCGCGGCAGCTCACCCCGGAGATGGTGCCGGCGCGAGGCAGGGTCGCCACCGCCGTCGACGTGCCGCCGGCGATCGGGAGCCGCTCCAGCGTGTTCGAGGTCCGCGTCATGATGAGCGTCGCCCCGTTCTCGGCCAGCGCATATCGGCTGATCCCGGGGGTGCCCGGGATCGTGGCGAGGGTGACCCCGGTCGGCGTGATCGTGCCGCGCATCAAGCCGATATCCGTGAGCATGGTGTCGGTCGTGCACCCGGTGCATGTCACTTCATACGTGAGCCATCCCGTCCGTGCGATGAATTGGTCAGGGCCGGTCCACGCGGCCTCGGTGAACCAGGAGATGCCGCGCCCGTTGATGTTTGTCGGCAGCGTCACCAAGGCGCGACGCGTGAAGGGGGTCGCGCTGTCGGCGAGCCAGAGGACCGTCGCCTCCGGTGCGGTTCGACCGCGGCGCGAGAGCGCTTCCTGGTAGAGCAGCCGTCCATCGGTACCGAGTGCCGGCGCCGAGAAGCTCTTGATCGAGTCGGCGCGGTCGGTCCGGGTGTCACAGAGGTTCCAGCGCTGGGTGCCGCCACCCGGCGGCAGCAGGCCGACGCAGCGGTCGCCGTTGGCGCCGCCGGTATACAGGTAGAGGAGGCCGTTGCCGTCCTCGGTAAGCGAGGTCGCGGAATCGGTCAGGCTGTTGTAGGTCAGCCGCACCGGGGCCGCAGCGCTGAACGGTCCATCCGACACCGTCGGCACACTGCCGAACGGCTCGGAGTGTCCGCAGGCGGCGGCAAGGAGCAGCAGGGCGGGGGCGAACCGCATCATCACCTCAGCGTCCGAAGGAGGGAAACTGCACCACGGATTCGTGGCCACCAGGTCCGACGGCGGCCACGCCAAAGAGAAAGTCGTCGATGATCACGTTCTCGAGCGTCACTTGGGTGCTGCCGGCCGGCACCCAGCGCCAGTTGGTCCACTGCGGTGCGGTCGTGTCGCGCCAGTACACTTTGTAGCCCAGCGGTGCCGCGCCCGGCGCCGCGGTCCACGAGACCGTGGTCGAGGCCGAGACCGCGCCGCGGAGCCGCACGGCGCTTGGTGGGGCGGGCGCCCAGGCGAGCGCCGCGAGCACGATGGCGTTGACGCCCGTCATCTTCGCGACATAGGGGAAGTTGACCCCCGCGACGACGTCCCCATACACGCGGCCGTTCTCCGTCCGCAGGTCCTGGTGCTGCCGGTCGTAGTGCTCGTGGCTTTCCATGATCCGAACGCCCGGCATCCCGAGGTCGTTGAACGGCCGATGATGCCCGCCACGCGAGAAGCGGTCGAGTCGGTAGATGAGCCGTGGCTGCATCTCCGGCATCGTGGCGCGGACGACGCGTTCGACGTATCGCGCCAGCTGACGCGAGATCCCGTCGACCTCGCCGCCACTGGTGCGCCGCGCCTTCCGCTCGGCCTCGGTCTCCGTCGGCGGCGTCGGTTCCGAGAAGATCCGGAAGGAGCGGTTGTCGATCTCGCCGTTGATCCCCTCGATGTTGCCGATCATGTCGTTGTTCAGCACCGCCTCGACGGTCCAGGCGGAGTCGACGAATTCCTTCGCGAGCTGCTGCCCGCCCCACAGCCCCTGCTCCTCGCCGCTGAGCCCGGCGTAGATGATCGTCTTGCCGAAGCGATAGCGCGTGAGCAGGCGCGCGGCCTCGACCGTGCCGGCGAGGCCGCTGGCGTTGTCGTTCGCGCCCGGCGCGTCCTTCACGCCGTCGCTGCCGTTGCTGTTCCGCGAGTCGATGTCGCCCGACATCATCACGACGCGCGCCGGCGTCGCCGTGCCGCGCTGGATCGCCACGACATTCACCACGTCGACATCCGGCGTGGCGCGTGTGCCGGTGCCGCTCCCCTTCACGGTGCTCCGCGTGTAACGGACCTCGAGGCACCCCCCGCACGCCTTGCTGATCTGCTGGAATTCGGCATACAGCCAGCGTCGCGCTGCGCCGATCCCGCGGGTCGTGGAGATGGTGTCGCTGAAGGTGCTGCGTGTCCCGAAGCCGGCGAGCCGTCGGACATCAGCTTCGATCCGTGTCGCGGAGGGGGCGTGGGCGATCGAGTCGAGGCGGGGATCAAAGGCCGGCGGAACGCCTTGGGCGGCAAGCGGTGCGGCAACCAGTCGTGCCGCAACCACGGCACCGAGCAGGGAAACACGAAGCATGTCGGGGGTCCGTCGGGTGGAGGAGAGAGTGCGGAAAGTAACTCCCCCGGACGCCGCGCGTGAGATGCCGGGGCGGCGCGACGTTTCACTCTGTGTGTCGACTGGGGCGCTGCGCGTCCCCCCCTCCAATATCGCGAATGACTCCCGCCCTGCGCCCTGGTGCCCTGACAAGGATGGAATCATGAAACGCCCTGCGGCTCGGCTGATCGTGCCGGCCCCGGCGGCCGACGAGCCGGAACCGAAGCAGACGGGGTCAGCGGATCGGGCGCCCGATCTGGTGCTCTACGCCTCCAGTGACGCCTCACGTCCCGGCCCGCGATTCGTCGCACCGACGGCGCGCACCACCTGGCTGGAGCGGTGGTGGAAACGACTCATGGCCCCGACCCGCCGGCGGCGTTAGCCGAAGAGCCCGAGCCGAGCACCAGGGGTGAAGTCGGGAAAGACGGAGGCGAGGTCGGTGGTGCCGAGGTGCCCGGTGAGTACCTCGCTGAAGAGCGCGCGGAAATCGGTGGTGACGGCCAGGTCGCGCCCCTCATGACGCGCCTCGGGCGCGAGTCCCGGCCACCGCCCGAGCACCTGTTTCCCGCGGACCCCGCCGCCGATCACCATCATCGCCGTCCCGTGCCCGTGGTCAGTGCCGCCGGTCCCGTTTTCCTTCACCGTGCGGCCGAACTCGCTCATCGTGAGCACCACCACGTCGCGCATCCGGTCGCCGAGATCGGTGGTGAACGCGGCGAGTGCCCCGCCGAATTCGTCGAGCCGCGTCGCCAGCTGGCCCTGCCCACTCCCCTGATTCACGTGCGTGTCCCACCCACCGACATCCACGAACGCAATCTGCATCCCGAGGTCGGCACGGATCAGCTGCGCCACCTGCTGGAGCGCGGTCGCCAGCTTCCCGCGGCCATACACCGCACCGTTGGCCGGCGGCAGCGCGGTCGGGTTGGCGCTCTTGAGCATCTTGATCGCCTCGAACCCTTCGGCCGAGGACGACGCGACCAGCCCGGTCGCGGCACCGTCGTAGAGCGATTCAAACGCCCGGGTCAATCGCTCGTTGCCTTCGCTCCGCGCGGTGCGCACGCCGAAGGCGCGCAGGTCGTCGATGGCCAGGGCCGGGGCACTGCCTGCCAGCATCCGGGGAAGCTGCGGGCCGAAGGCGACGGCACGGAACGGTGTCTCGGCGTGCTCCCGGGCATGCTCGCAATAGCGATTGGCCCATCCGGAGGTCGTCGACTTCCGGTCGGGCGTGCCACTCTCCATGTAGTCCTGTGCGTCGAAATGCGATCGGGTGGTGGAGGGTGAGCCGACGGCGTGGACGATTGCCATCGATCCCTGATCCCACAAAGGCTTGAGCGGCGCCAGCCGTGGATGCAGCGCAAACATCCCGTCGAGGGTCACGAGTTCCGACTTCGGGAGCGCAATCCGCTCGCGCTCGCGCCAGTACCAGGGGTCGCCGGCCGGGACGATCATCGAGAGTCCATCAACGGCCCCGCGCTGGAAGAGGCAGACCAGCGTCTTCCCGCTCGGCACGCCGCCGAGCTGCTGGCGCAGCGCGTAGGCGGCCCGATCGACGAAGAGCGGGTCGGCACCAAGCGAGACCAGGGCGAGTCCACCCGCCTTCATGAACGCGCGTCGAGAGATCGTCATCATTGCCTCTGGAATTCAGGGCCGCCCAGCGCGAGGCCAACGGCCATCGCACGCGCGGCACGCGGATCGGTGATGTCGGCAAGCTCGCGACGGATCGCGATCCGGGTGCGTTCGGACATGGCGCCCCCGAGGATGGCCCGGTTGACGGCGTTCAGGAGTGCCTCGTGATCGGCGGTGACTGGCACCAGCTGATCGAGCTGGACGGTCACGCCGGGGAGTCGGTTCGAGGCCAGCGCGACCGCGGCATTCATCCGCGCCAACAGGGCACCGCTGTTCACCCAGTCGGCCGAGGCCTCGGGATAGCCATTCGGGGTGACCATGTTGAAGAGCGGCTGGCCGAGCCGTTGCAGCTGCGACGCCAGCCGCGGGGTCGCATCGGGGGCACCGCCGACGGCACGCACGGCGCTCGCCACGAACTCCAGCGGAGTCTTCGTCTTCGATTGCACGTTGGTCAACGCCCAGAAGTCCGGCGAGTGGACGATCGCGCGCATCACCGTCCGGATGTCGCCGTCGCTCTGCCGCCAGGCGCGCACCGCGTCATCGATGCATCCATCGGGCGGCACATCCGCGACGAAGCGCGCGCAGAGCTTGGCACTCAGGTGATGCATCGTGGCCGGGTGGGTGGCCAGCATGGCCAGCAGGGCGCGCCCTTCGTCTTCGCCGTGGCCTGCGGGGAAGGTGCGCCCGAGGACGACCTTCTCCCCGCGATCGTGCGCCTGCGCAAGAAACTGGAAGCGGTGATCGCCCCGGCGATCGATCGTCCAACCGGTCAGGATGCGCGCGACGTTGATCACATCCTGCTGGGTGTAGCCCCCGTCGACGCCGAGGGTGTGCAGCTCGAGCAGTTCGCGGGCGTAGTTCTCGTTGAGCCCCCGCGGCATCCGGGCCTTGAGCTGCTCGGCCCTCGCCGGGTCCATCGCCTGCGGGCGTGTGCCGGGGCGTCCGGTGGCCCGCCTCGGCATCTGCCCAGGACGTTGCGGCTGACGAGCGGCGCGCGTGGCCATCGTCGCGACCGCAGAATTGTCCGCGACACTCTGGACGTTGTCGAGGTAGAACAGCATCGCCGGTGAGGTGGCCGTCGCGACCAGCAACTCCTCGAATCGTCCCAGGGCGTGTCCGCGAATGGTTCGTTCGAGGTAGTCGGCGAAGTACGCGCGGTCGAAGCCCTTGGCGATGTAGACATTGAAGTGGTTGAGCCAGAAGTCGGCGAGGACTTCGGCGAGCTGCCGATCTGAGACCACGGCGCGCGCCAACGTCACGCTCTGCAACTCTCCCAGCAA
This genomic interval carries:
- a CDS encoding TonB-dependent receptor gives rise to the protein MMRTRSLLLLTVLAAAPLSAQSTGGLVGKVVDAATGTALRGAQVRIDAGARVATTDTAGEYRIRAISPGLHTVTVTYIGYRQSRREGVVIRADVITRADVRMAPVAVELATLQAVGVQDPVLDPLATSTAQRISAEDLRRLPVSSLEDALSLQAGVVGESYRGGRIGQQSFVLDGLGVKNQLDASTGGSGLRIPPDLIAEASLVTNGFSARYGQALSGLISVSTRDGGDRWRGRMAYETDRPMSGGGDLGLDRLVLQGDGPLAGKVKALAILDLSGRLDAEPVNAPAATDPRDPRHDTPGPLPHNSGEVLTAGGKLTIPMGTRLTTRLFGLGTREQRYLFDQRYKYEPTLGPGRRVDGKLLSAHLQLAPTEGSKRPFSGDVRLGYFSKDFVRGTVDVPDFKFGAFTGSKLEILGEEVARRQDTIGTRAPLPGFGTPIYSVTTPYGVPAFFLGGATQGDVAWNRFTELRGQLDFTATLGDNTDVTFGGLHAAQDVKTFQRVLANQPVGGVVPPATASAFSPSISAAYLETQVRASDIAITAGVRYDAFSPGGDLSNRTLAARSSINPRIAVATTLKGATFVASVGRFSQPPDLQYLVDAAFDDTTRTGRFRQGNPDLGFEQSTQFEMSARMRLRDAVSLRVNVFNKRLDGLVSSTPLQINPDSSVFVNADVGDVSGGEFILERERRHGWGMRLAAVVQRAQASVTDAFQLRRLTTIDPVTHDTLWASQNQWPLDYDRLLSFIGTVDGELNAQAGPRILGVRPFASLTGAAVIRFGTGLPYTRTNVTGDSIVGDINGSRLPSQFTLDLLFRRPVRFGGMAGGLYLDLRNATNRRNQLAVRRETGTPNASPSTIAALAEAAYTANPQAIPYESPRYRRAADTNGDGVVSGRSELYPLYEAAARDFTQPLFVYGAPRLIRFGVEVLF
- a CDS encoding DUF1501 domain-containing protein — translated: MTISRRAFMKAGGLALVSLGADPLFVDRAAYALRQQLGGVPSGKTLVCLFQRGAVDGLSMIVPAGDPWYWRERERIALPKSELVTLDGMFALHPRLAPLKPLWDQGSMAIVHAVGSPSTTRSHFDAQDYMESGTPDRKSTTSGWANRYCEHAREHAETPFRAVAFGPQLPRMLAGSAPALAIDDLRAFGVRTARSEGNERLTRAFESLYDGAATGLVASSSAEGFEAIKMLKSANPTALPPANGAVYGRGKLATALQQVAQLIRADLGMQIAFVDVGGWDTHVNQGSGQGQLATRLDEFGGALAAFTTDLGDRMRDVVVLTMSEFGRTVKENGTGGTDHGHGTAMMVIGGGVRGKQVLGRWPGLAPEARHEGRDLAVTTDFRALFSEVLTGHLGTTDLASVFPDFTPGARLGLFG
- a CDS encoding M28 family metallopeptidase, with protein sequence MLRVSLLGAVVAARLVAAPLAAQGVPPAFDPRLDSIAHAPSATRIEADVRRLAGFGTRSTFSDTISTTRGIGAARRWLYAEFQQISKACGGCLEVRYTRSTVKGSGTGTRATPDVDVVNVVAIQRGTATPARVVMMSGDIDSRNSNGSDGVKDAPGANDNASGLAGTVEAARLLTRYRFGKTIIYAGLSGEEQGLWGGQQLAKEFVDSAWTVEAVLNNDMIGNIEGINGEIDNRSFRIFSEPTPPTETEAERKARRTSGGEVDGISRQLARYVERVVRATMPEMQPRLIYRLDRFSRGGHHRPFNDLGMPGVRIMESHEHYDRQHQDLRTENGRVYGDVVAGVNFPYVAKMTGVNAIVLAALAWAPAPPSAVRLRGAVSASTTVSWTAAPGAAPLGYKVYWRDTTAPQWTNWRWVPAGSTQVTLENVIIDDFLFGVAAVGPGGHESVVQFPSFGR
- a CDS encoding DUF1800 domain-containing protein gives rise to the protein MNRLGYGPTPGQVEAVVQEGVMRWVDRQLAVRDLRDPALEAWERPYEVLRTPMSAMVAMHTDQLAKALKAQAQGADSGTLRTLQVQKRQADGGGKRDLRELLGELQSVTLARAVVSDRQLAEVLADFWLNHFNVYIAKGFDRAYFADYLERTIRGHALGRFEELLVATATSPAMLFYLDNVQSVADNSAVATMATRAARQPQRPGQMPRRATGRPGTRPQAMDPARAEQLKARMPRGLNENYARELLELHTLGVDGGYTQQDVINVARILTGWTIDRRGDHRFQFLAQAHDRGEKVVLGRTFPAGHGEDEGRALLAMLATHPATMHHLSAKLCARFVADVPPDGCIDDAVRAWRQSDGDIRTVMRAIVHSPDFWALTNVQSKTKTPLEFVASAVRAVGGAPDATPRLASQLQRLGQPLFNMVTPNGYPEASADWVNSGALLARMNAAVALASNRLPGVTVQLDQLVPVTADHEALLNAVNRAILGGAMSERTRIAIRRELADITDPRAARAMAVGLALGGPEFQRQ